A single Anopheles maculipalpis chromosome 3RL, idAnoMacuDA_375_x, whole genome shotgun sequence DNA region contains:
- the LOC126561641 gene encoding protein KRI1 homolog, whose amino-acid sequence MGDKLKLFDESDHEAESDEGELRTNASYAKHYDEFRKKEILGQLKNLKEELGSSDSSDDETTDDEIVDPDFDKEFFRTLAFLKRKDKDKYTERQTFFENVKPIEEVALTKRHHKEKPMTVKDYERKVMLERGGVFEDENEDGPIRVRSGSPTMVEEEKKIKDEIKQALSRIGDEESDDEEVLQGKGGGLLQQRVKSAAETEKEQSDYIEWLADKKAQEPPSEDVKVLEPLKHFWSNEKLSKEDAFLKDYILNKRFVQSSGEVPTYDEIVATSEDEEELEKQEDYERKYNFRFEEPDADFIKQYPRTVEDSLRVERNKRKEQRQVLKERKEKLKEQQKRELEELKAIKLREIREKIERLKKIAATENLAMNEEDLESDFDPDEHDRRMKAMFNDEYYGVDEGDQKPEFPELDQELGVENYDVERLDDEYVEDDYGPHCEDDDFVMDCEYEEKMKEAKHAKDAHQKELLEATVGKGKKKGRRQSKFREALKAEKPLFDPEDEKTYGEYIDEYYKLDYEDMIGDTPCRFRYVETVPNDFGLSVEEILAANTRDLNKWASVKKAVQLRPKHVELNEIEMYRRRAANEKMKRKLLPSLYAEHEEDQLDEEIRDNKKKIEIVEPKAVTNGAELKIKQEKDTDSVPVKKKKVKKEKLSNTENGSGSVPTEEDAGMSIKTENKGEEKSTPKNKKKKNKKQTPGNVKSQEANPTGSWKVTDMKANSEKSIEKSTNFPKAQHNAKYEQKRKWEKMGDESKTNEQRNGGTKKPRFEDAASNSGHKWHGNNAGGRKKEENAIDQRLRAFGLNPNKFRNKHTYNRSQSQQNGKKVNKITKFE is encoded by the exons ATGggtgataaattaaaattattcgaCGAATCTGATCATGAAGCTGAGTCGGATGAAGGTGAACTGCGAACGAATGCAAGCTATGCCAAGCATTACGATGAATTCCGAAAGAAGGAGATACTTGGACAGC TGAAAAACTTGAAGGAAGAACTTGGTTCGTCCGATTCCAGCGATGACGAAACGACCGACGACGAGATAGTGGATCCAGATTTCGACAAAGAGTTCTTTCGGACACTCGCCTTTTTGAAGCGGAAGGATAAGGACAAATACACCGAACGGCAGACGTTCTTCGAAAATGTGAAGCCTATCGAGGAAGTGGCACTAACCAAGCGGCACCACAAGGAGAAACCCATGACTGTAAAAGACTACGAGCGAAAGGTGATGCTCGAAAGGGGTGGCGTGTTTGAGGATGAGAATGAAGATGGCCCAATACGGGTACGGTCCGGTTCACCAACAATGgtggaggaagagaaaaagattAAAGACGAAATTAAGCAAGCGCTAAGCAGGATCGGTGATGAGGAAAGTGATGATGAGGAGGTACTGCAGGGCAAGGGTGGTGGTTTGTTACAACAGCGAGTGAAAAGTGCCGCCGAAACTGAAAAAGAACAGTCAGATTACATTGAATGGCTGGCGGACAAAAAGGCACAAGAACCACCGAGCGAAGACGTTAAGGTGCTGGAACCGTTGAAGCACTTTTGGAGCAACGAAAAGCTATCTAAAGAGGACGCCTTTCTCAAGGATTATATTCTCAACAAACGGTTCGTACAGAGCAGTGGAGAGGTGCCCACTTACGATGAGATAGTGGCCACCTCGGAAGATGAAGAGGAGCTGGAAAAGCAGGAAGATTATGAGCGAAAGTATAACTTCCGGTTTGAAGAGCCCGATGCCGACTTCATCAAGCAGTATCCCCGTACGGTGGAGGATTCGTTGCGTGTGGAACGCAACAAACGGAAGGAACAGCGGCAGGTGTTGAAGGAGCGAAAGGAGAAGCTAAAGGAGCAGCAAAAGCGTGAGCTCGAAGAACTGAAGGCGATTAAGTTGAGGGAAATTCGGGAGAAAATTGAGCGTTTGAAGAAAATAGCGGCAACGGAAAATTTGGCCATGAACGAGGAGGATTTGGAGTCGGATTTTGATCCGGATGAGCACGATCGACGCATGAAAGCGATGTTTAATGATGAATACTATGGGGTAGATGAAGGAGATCAGAAGCCCGAATTTCCCGAACTGGATCAGGAGCTGGGTGTGGAAAATTACGACGTCGAGCGGTTGGATGATGAATACGTGGAAGATGACTATGGCCCTCACTGTGAGGATGATGATTTCGTAATGGATTGTGAgtacgaagaaaaaatgaaggaGGCCAAACATGCTAAAGATGCACACCAAAAGGAACTGTTGGAAGCGACGGTAGGGAAGGGCAAGAAAAAGGGCCGCCGACAGTCTAAGTTCCGCGAGGCGCTTAAAGCTGAGAAACCATTGTTTGATCCGGAAGATGAAAAGACGTACGGTGAGTACATCGACGAGTACTACAAGCTAGACTATGAGGACATGATCGGGGATACACCGTGTCGCTTTCGGTACGTCGAAACGGTACCGAACGATTTCGGGCTGAGCGTGGAGGAAATATTGGCGGCAAACACTCGCGATCTTAACAAGTGGGCTAGCGTGAAGAAAGCGGTACAATTGCGTCCCAAGCACGTGGAGCTAAACGagatcgaaatgtatcgtcgCAGAGCTGCGAATGAAAAGATGAAGCGAAAACTTTTGCCCAGTTTGTATGCTGAGCACGAGGAGGATCAGTTGGACGAAGAAATTCGGGACAATAAGAAAAAGATTGAAATTGTTGAGCCGAAAGCGGTAACGAATGGTGCTgagttaaaaatcaaacaagagAAAGACACAGACAGCGTGCcagtgaagaaaaagaaagtgaaaaaagaaaaattgtccaaCACCGAGAATGGTTCAGGATCAGTTCCTACCGAGGAAGATGCAGGAATGAGTAtcaaaaccgaaaacaaaggagaagaaaagtcTACTCctaagaacaagaaaaagaaaaataagaaacaaaccCCTGGAAATGTAAAATCACAAGAAGCAAACCCGACTGGCAGTTGGAAAGTTACCGACATGAAAGCAAATTCAGAAAAATCAATAGAAAAGTCCACCAACTTCCCGAAAGCACAGCATAATGCTAAatatgaacaaaaaagaaaatgggaaaagatgGGTGACGaatccaaaacaaatgaaCAACGGAATGGTGGTACGAAAAAGCCACGCTTTGAGGATGCTGCCTCAAACAGTGGTCACAAATGGCATGGAAATAATGCTGGTGGTCgaaagaaagaggaaaacgCAATCGATCAGCGGTTGCGAGCGTTCGGATTGAATCCCAACAAGTTCCGCAATAAGCATACGTACAATCGCAGTCAATCGCagcaaaatgggaaaaaagtgaataaaattacaaagttTGAGTAA
- the LOC126563315 gene encoding autophagy protein 12-like — MADESETTGIDNSNDKDLAANVENLSLANQKVEKQEAKKIDIVLHATGSAPILKQKKWSVDQEKPISAIVKFIHKYLKLDPEERLFLYINQTFAPSPDQIIKNLYECYGTNGKLILHYAKTQAWG, encoded by the exons ATGGCAGATGAATCGGAAACAACCGGCATTGACAACAGCAATGACAAGGATTTGGCAGCGAACGTGGAAAACCTTTCGCTAGCGAACCAGAAGGTCGAAAAAcaggaagcaaagaaaa ttGATATTGTACTACACGCCACTGGTAGTGCTCCAAttttgaagcagaaaaaatggTCAGTCGATCAGGAGAAGCCTATCAGTGCGATTGTAAAGTTTATACATAAATATCTTAAATTAGATCCGGAAGAACGATTG TTTCTCTACATCAACCAAACGTTTGCACCGTCTCCGGATCAGATCATCAAAAATCTGTACGAATGCTACGGAACCAACGGTAAACTGATTCTTCACTACGCCAAAACCCAAGCCTGGGGTTAG
- the LOC126563078 gene encoding NADH dehydrogenase [ubiquinone] 1 beta subcomplex subunit 5, mitochondrial: MAIFSSLARSGQFSARLGALLKNPALLQAGKHALTGTRQMSGGHGPKNFTITPSRFQWHKFKDLFHYYIMVGLIPVGAVVFYANVFVGPATLTETPADYTPKHWEYHRHPITRFIARYILPSPQQEYEKILHHIYEENEKAHIRALEKEVRAKMAERNDYQSYYYRPAIGKYHRVAKEAAEQLESLRGD, translated from the exons ATGGCAATTTTCAGCTCCTTGGCTCGTTCCGGGCAATTTTCGGCCCGTTTGGGGGCTCTTTTGAAAAATCCGGCATTGTTGCAGGCAGGAAAACATG CCCTCACCGGTACGCGCCAGATGTCTGGTGGCCATGGACCGAAGAACTTTACCATCACGCCATCCCGCTTCCAGTGGCACAAGTTCAAGGATCTGTTCCACTACTACATTATGGTTGGGCTGATCCCGGTCGGTGCGGTTGTGTTCTACGCTAATGTGTTCGTTGGTCCAGCTACGCTCACGGAAACACCGGCCGATTACACACCAAAGCACTGGGAATACCATCGGCATCCGATTACGCGCTTTATCGCCCGGTACATTCTGCCCAGCCCGCAGCAGGAGTACGAAAAGATACTGCACCATATTTACGAAGAGAACGAAAAGGCACATATCCGTGCGCTCGAGAAGGAAGTCCGTGCGAAGATGGCCGAACGTAACGATTACCAGTCGTACTATTACCGTCCGGCCATCGGAAAATATCACCGGGTGGCGAAGGAGGCAGCGGAACAGCTGGAGTCGCTGCGTGGTGATTAA